A region from the Gemmatimonadota bacterium genome encodes:
- a CDS encoding arginine repressor has translation MDEREIRHRAIRELLSRERIRTQARLVARLREQGHDITQASISRDLRALAVTKVRGVYQLPDDPRRIPSAILGLIEAAVPAGDHLMVVRTRVGAAQPVGVAIDEAGWPEVVGTIAGDDTIFIAVAVPDALPRIRSRLEVWASNEKQDNTIEMKNPEETAE, from the coding sequence GTGGACGAGCGGGAGATTCGGCACCGGGCGATCCGGGAGCTGCTGAGTCGGGAACGGATCCGCACCCAGGCGCGGCTGGTGGCCCGCCTGCGGGAGCAGGGGCACGACATCACGCAGGCCTCGATCTCCCGGGACCTGAGGGCGCTCGCCGTCACCAAGGTGCGCGGCGTCTATCAGCTGCCGGACGATCCGCGCCGGATCCCATCCGCGATCCTCGGCCTGATCGAGGCCGCGGTCCCGGCGGGCGACCACCTGATGGTCGTTCGCACGCGGGTCGGTGCGGCCCAACCCGTCGGCGTGGCCATCGACGAGGCCGGGTGGCCCGAGGTGGTGGGGACCATCGCGGGAGATGACACAATCTTCATCGCCGTGGCGGTCCCGGACGCGCTGCCCCGTATTCGCAGTCGACTGGAGGTGTGGGCCTCCAATGAAAAGCAGGACAACACCATCGAGATGAAGAATCCAGAGGAGACCGCCGAGTGA
- the argC gene encoding N-acetyl-gamma-glutamyl-phosphate reductase, producing the protein MRGGQTVAAEQIPAWVLGGSGYVGAEVMRLLWGHPLLRLQGAFAHGQAGGSIEELFPHLHGVLPGGTFLPSSELDRILGGGPRVAVFSCLPHGATAATLDQLLSAAQGAGKDLLLVDLSADFRLPTADAYKAVYGHDHPAPGRIADFTCALPELRADTPEGPIAHPGCFTTCVTLGAAALHAQGLLAGPIRVSAVTGSTGSGRTPTAGTHHPDRHGSMKVYKPLTHRHRPEMEMLLGRLTDGEDPRVLFVPTSGPFARGIHATLHMELSHSMSSSELVSSMQAFYSGSPFVHVSADPPSLKEVVGTNRCRISAVVDGDQAVVVSTLDNLVKGAAGGAVQWMNRLAGLPESTGLLTPGLGWS; encoded by the coding sequence ATGCGCGGAGGGCAAACGGTGGCGGCTGAGCAGATCCCGGCCTGGGTGCTGGGCGGAAGTGGATACGTGGGCGCCGAGGTGATGCGCCTCCTCTGGGGCCATCCGCTGCTCCGCCTTCAGGGGGCCTTCGCCCACGGACAGGCCGGAGGCTCGATCGAGGAGCTGTTTCCGCATCTCCACGGCGTGCTGCCGGGCGGCACCTTCCTGCCGTCCAGCGAGCTCGACCGGATCTTGGGGGGCGGCCCCCGAGTGGCGGTCTTCTCCTGCCTCCCGCATGGGGCGACGGCCGCGACGCTCGACCAGCTGCTCAGCGCCGCTCAGGGGGCGGGCAAGGACCTGTTGCTGGTCGACCTTTCCGCGGACTTCCGGCTTCCGACGGCCGATGCCTACAAAGCCGTCTACGGCCACGACCACCCGGCCCCCGGACGCATCGCGGACTTCACGTGCGCCCTCCCCGAGCTCAGGGCGGACACCCCCGAGGGGCCCATCGCCCATCCAGGGTGCTTCACCACCTGCGTGACCCTGGGGGCGGCGGCCCTGCACGCGCAGGGGCTGCTCGCCGGACCGATCCGCGTGAGCGCAGTGACCGGGAGCACCGGGAGCGGCCGCACTCCGACCGCGGGAACGCACCACCCCGATCGGCACGGGTCCATGAAGGTCTACAAGCCGCTCACCCATCGGCACCGACCCGAGATGGAGATGCTGCTCGGACGGCTGACCGACGGCGAGGATCCTCGCGTCCTGTTCGTCCCCACCTCGGGACCCTTCGCTCGCGGCATCCACGCGACGCTCCACATGGAGCTCTCGCATTCAATGAGCTCGAGCGAGCTAGTCTCTTCCATGCAGGCCTTTTACAGCGGATCTCCCTTTGTGCACGTATCGGCCGACCCCCCGTCCCTCAAGGAGGTGGTCGGCACCAATCGCTGCCGGATCTCCGCCGTCGTCGACGGTGACCAGGCGGTGGTCGTCTCGACGCTCGACAATCTCGTGAAGGGCGCCGCCGGGGGCGCCGTGCAGTGGATGAACCGTCTGGCCGGACTCCCCGAGTCGACCGGCCTGCTGACACCGGGACTGGGATGGAGCTAG
- a CDS encoding aminotransferase class III-fold pyridoxal phosphate-dependent enzyme — protein sequence MSDAVEFPPARGDGRPSLTAAEARRVARALFGVDGAAQELPSYQDQNFRVADEWVLKIANANTPLVALEAENAAMRHLQAALPQLRFPAPRPSLGGEDLPGLPTHGGALHRVRLLRWVPGTPLAETPPGARPGPGPVGAHVAEITRALTEFDHPGCHRYLAWDLLQGPEVVERGSALLTDPALRTLVRDELTRFQAHTQPLLPSLPRGVAHNDLNDHNLLVGSERNLIGVIDLGDLVHSLRVADLVIAATYLLLETPDPVGVLAQMLEGYGRSLVPTELERELLLPLIRLRMCVSIAMAALAADAGERNDDYLVVSQAGVRRTLATLTLLDDRRVFRRLSGEASRPARPTRARGAIERARTQVAGKALSLSYRRPLHIVRGRGAFLYDPEGRAWLDCVNNVAHVGHEHPRVVEALSEQASLLNTNTRYLHELLPRYCERLLERFGPPFEVCYLVCSGSEANELALRMARAVTGAHGVVVLDGAYHGNTSALVEMSPYKYKGRGGRGRPDWVEEAPLPDPYRGRHRGERAGVAYAAAVAEAAERARGGRSGLAAFFAEAILSCGGQIVPPAGFLQQAFHEVRARGGVVVADEVQVGFGRVGSHWWGWEQAGARPDIVTLGKPIGNGHPMGAVVTTRSVADAFANGMEYFNTFGGNPVSCAVGLAVLDVLEEERLREHALGVGERLLHGLADLEGASPHAGQARGRGLFLGLEIVEDRAGRTPDAVRARRLVEWVKEERQILLSTDGPDHNVLKIKPPLPFSAEDGERLLDALRAGLAALP from the coding sequence ATGTCCGACGCCGTCGAGTTCCCTCCTGCCCGGGGCGATGGGCGGCCCTCGCTGACCGCCGCAGAGGCGCGGCGGGTGGCCAGGGCGTTGTTCGGCGTAGACGGCGCAGCTCAGGAGCTTCCCAGCTACCAGGACCAGAACTTCCGCGTGGCGGATGAGTGGGTCCTAAAGATCGCGAACGCCAACACGCCCCTGGTCGCGCTCGAGGCCGAGAACGCCGCCATGCGGCACCTCCAGGCCGCACTCCCCCAACTGCGGTTCCCCGCTCCCAGGCCCTCGCTCGGGGGAGAGGACCTCCCGGGGCTCCCGACCCACGGGGGAGCACTCCATCGCGTCCGACTGCTGCGCTGGGTTCCGGGCACGCCGCTCGCCGAGACGCCCCCCGGGGCCCGGCCGGGGCCGGGCCCGGTCGGCGCACACGTCGCCGAGATCACCCGCGCCCTCACGGAGTTCGACCACCCGGGCTGCCACCGCTACCTCGCCTGGGACCTCCTGCAAGGGCCTGAGGTCGTGGAACGGGGCAGCGCGCTCCTCACGGACCCCGCGCTTCGTACCTTGGTGCGCGACGAGCTCACGCGCTTTCAGGCCCACACTCAGCCGCTGCTCCCTTCCTTGCCCAGGGGAGTGGCCCACAACGACCTCAACGACCACAACCTGCTGGTGGGCTCGGAGCGGAACCTGATCGGAGTGATCGATCTCGGGGATCTGGTCCACAGCCTGCGCGTGGCCGACCTCGTCATCGCTGCCACCTATCTGTTGCTGGAGACTCCCGATCCCGTCGGGGTCCTGGCTCAGATGCTGGAGGGCTACGGGCGTTCACTGGTGCCGACGGAGCTGGAGCGCGAGCTCCTGCTTCCCCTGATTCGCCTGCGGATGTGCGTGAGCATCGCCATGGCCGCCCTGGCCGCCGACGCTGGAGAGCGGAACGACGACTACCTGGTGGTCAGCCAGGCGGGCGTGCGCCGCACGTTGGCCACGTTGACGCTCCTCGACGACCGACGCGTCTTCCGCCGACTCAGTGGGGAAGCGAGCAGGCCTGCCCGACCCACGCGGGCGAGGGGCGCCATCGAGCGCGCACGCACGCAGGTCGCCGGCAAAGCGCTCAGCCTGTCCTACCGCCGACCTCTTCACATCGTGCGCGGTCGGGGTGCCTTCCTCTACGACCCGGAGGGGAGGGCCTGGTTGGACTGCGTGAACAACGTGGCACACGTGGGGCACGAGCATCCCCGCGTGGTCGAGGCCCTCAGTGAGCAAGCGTCACTGCTCAACACGAATACCCGCTACCTGCACGAGCTGCTGCCGCGCTATTGCGAGCGCCTGCTCGAGCGTTTCGGGCCACCCTTCGAGGTGTGCTACCTCGTCTGCTCGGGAAGCGAGGCCAATGAGCTGGCCCTGCGCATGGCGCGCGCGGTGACAGGCGCGCACGGCGTAGTGGTGTTGGACGGCGCCTACCATGGCAACACGTCCGCGTTGGTGGAGATGAGCCCCTACAAATACAAGGGCAGGGGCGGGCGGGGCCGGCCGGACTGGGTCGAGGAAGCCCCGCTGCCGGACCCCTACCGCGGCCGGCACCGCGGGGAGCGCGCCGGGGTCGCCTACGCGGCCGCGGTGGCCGAGGCAGCCGAGCGGGCGCGCGGCGGGCGCTCCGGCCTGGCCGCCTTCTTCGCGGAGGCCATCCTGAGCTGCGGCGGCCAGATCGTGCCCCCGGCGGGGTTCCTTCAACAAGCCTTCCACGAGGTCCGCGCCCGGGGCGGAGTCGTGGTGGCCGACGAAGTCCAGGTCGGGTTTGGACGCGTGGGGTCCCATTGGTGGGGCTGGGAGCAGGCGGGGGCCCGCCCGGACATCGTCACCCTGGGCAAGCCCATCGGAAACGGGCATCCCATGGGGGCCGTCGTCACCACCCGATCGGTCGCCGACGCCTTCGCCAACGGCATGGAGTACTTCAACACCTTCGGTGGGAATCCGGTCTCCTGTGCGGTGGGGCTGGCCGTGCTCGACGTTCTGGAGGAGGAGCGCCTTCGGGAACACGCCCTCGGGGTCGGCGAGCGTCTGCTCCACGGGCTGGCCGACCTCGAGGGCGCCAGCCCCCATGCGGGGCAGGCCCGGGGCAGGGGCCTGTTTCTGGGGTTGGAGATCGTCGAGGACCGGGCGGGCCGCACCCCCGATGCCGTGCGCGCCCGTAGACTGGTCGAGTGGGTGAAGGAAGAGCGGCAGATCCTCTTGAGCACGGACGGGCCGGACCACAACGTCCTCAAGATCAAGCCGCCCCTGCCGTTTTCCGCGGAGGACGGAGAGCGCCTCCTGGACGCACTGCGGGCGGGCCTGGCCGCGCTCCCCTGA